The following DNA comes from Candidatus Binatia bacterium.
CGAGAAAGAAGTGTCCCCGACGACTCGAGTTGGAACGAACTGTTCGCATGGCTGCGTGAGGTGGATTTGCTGCGGAATGTCCTCGCGGCGTGACGCAACTTGCCCATGAATCGCTCCAAGAACTCAGACGGCACGCGCGGTTATGACCCCATCTCTGGATTGGAAGGACTGACAGCCGCATGAGGACGGGGCATAATCGGGGTTGTAAGGTCACGGGATGCCACAGAACGCCACAGGCCGGGAAACGCCGCCGCAACTCTCGCAGCAGAAGACGACGGCCTTGGAGGCGATCGTGATGGGCTCGACGGTGACCGACGCCGCGCGCGCAGCGGGTGTGTCACGTGAGACGGTCCACCGCTGGTTGCGCGACGACTACGAGTTTCAGGCTGAGCGCAATGCCGCCGTCAGGGAACTTCGTACCGCGGCGTCAGCCCGGATGGAGAGGGCCGCTGCCGCGGCCGCGGAGGTGGTCTTGAAGGCCGTCGAGAATGGCAATGTGGCGGTCGCCCTGAAGGTCTTGGAGGGATTCGGGCGGCTGGCGGGCCAAGCCCCGGCCGCGGTCGGACCCTCCTCCGCCCGCGAGCTGTGCGCGCAAGATGAAGCCGCGGTGCGAGCCGCCGAGCGGCAGCGGCGGCGGCAGGAGGCGATGGAGTCGCTTAAAGACCAGATCGGCGGCTTCGGCTTGTGACCCGCGGGCCGCACGTGCGCCCTCTATATGGGGTAGGCTCCTTCTCATCCCTCGGCACTCCTCCCACCCGAGAACCAGTTCCTCCGATCCGGCGCGCGACCAGCCGCGGCATCGAACGTCAAGGCGTACGACGGGACACGCCGGGATCGGGATACTCCGGCGGAAACTGCCAACGATGAACCAAAGCGCCATCCGCGATTGTTCGGCGTTCCACGAAGTGACCACCGAGTGCTTGGCTCACGAGGACAAACTCGCTTCCTCGTAGCTCGATGTAGACGTACTGCCAGTAGAATGAGTGCCCAACGCCGAGCCGACTAGCTGTAACGCGCCAAGCGACGGCACCCGTAACCGGATCGATCTTGGCCACATCCACGCCAGTGTCGGAAGATGACACATGCGTTTCAACGAGGATCGAGCCATCCGGGAGTTGGTAGATGCCTGCGGGCGTGTGCTCATCAGCCGGGATTGGAGGGGCCACGTGCCAAATCTCTTGGCCGTTCCGATTCAGGCGGGCCGTTCTAGATGAAGTTGTGACGTAGTAGTTCCCGACGCGACCCGGAAACGGACCGGGCTTCGATTCGGACTCGGTCACGACGATCACATCGCCGCCGGGAGCAATCTGGCGTGCTCCATGGACAGTCTCTCCATCGAGAACGAATTGAAGTGACCCATCGGTAGAGTACGCCCGCGTCCATCCGTCGCTACCCCCTCCCCTGTTACCGACAAGGAAAAGATCGCCAGCCGCGATGGTAGGCTCCGGGTCCGTTTTTTCGGGACTGGGGAACTTGTCGCGCCACGCGTCGCTACCATCGGTGAGCCGGCGGGCAACTATGGACTCGCGATCGGTTGCGACGACGAGTCCGTGTGCGGCGAGCAGACGGTCATTCGGGCCTTTCGCGCGCCAGACTTCCTCACCGCTGGCGTCACTGATCCCGACGAGTCCTCCGATCTGTGGAACGACTACGATTCCGACTTCCTCGGCCCATACGGGCGGGCGGAGTGAATCAAAAAAGGGATGAGTCCATCGCACCGCGCCCCCCTCTCCGAGAAGAGAGATCGTAGAATCACGAACGGTGCGGCCCGAGACGGCCATGACTCCATCCGTCGTGGCCGTCATCGTTGCCGCATCGACCGCCAGATTGTTGTGTGAGAACCACCCCGTCTTCCCCGGCAACGGATCTGACCGTTCGTAGGGTGATCCGCCGGGAACTCGGCCAACGGTCTGTCCGTCGATTGGATTGACGAACCGATCGCAGACGAGAACCGGCCGGTCAGCTTCGCCAGCCTTCGCCGCGGACGCCGCGACCAGACCGAGCACCGTCGCAGCGATCAAGGTCGATGTGCCGAGCCGCGCTCGGCTGCCCGCGACTGCTTCCATCATCGCAGGGTTCACCCGCCTCCATCCCGATATTGGCGGGAGCAGTATTCGACCGATGGGAGCGTTTTCATGGCCCTACTATCGCCGGCTGGCCGAGTCTCGTCGAAGCCTCGGCGACGCGCTCGGAGCGAGCCTACCGAGAAAGCAGATGTGCGCCGCTAGCCGCGACTCCGCGGATAGCAGCGGTCTGCCCACCGAAAATCGGAGCAGCCGTAGCCCCGCGTGCCGAAATTGTTACGCAAAATCGGAGACTTTCGGCCTGTGCCCCCGATCTGCCACTATGTTTGCACCCGTGCGACGCGCGAGGTGCATTTCGTACCTCGAACGGTATGGTTCATCAGGACGAAATTACTGCCGCAAGCAGACGAATGACGATGAGCGTGCGCGCGTTCGTCGAAGCCTGGGCTCGCGAGATCACGCAACCCAATATCCGGGAACTGATACGAGCCGTGTACCGGGTGGTGCAGAAAGCTCCCTCGACCATCGAGGCGGTTGAAAGCGTCTCTCTGCGCGCACTGACGCCACATCCCATGATGGTGCTTGGTTGGGTGGAGCTGCACCTCCGCGATTCCCCCTCAGAAGACGATCCGGCTCGTCTCAAACGAGCGCAGAAGGTCACGATTGACGTCCCTGCCGTCGTCGCCGAGCTACTTCGCTGCGGCGTAAGAGTGCCTGCGGCGCTTGGCGGATGGCCCGTACCACCCGCACCGCCGTCGTCGCCAGCCTTGGGTGACGCAACTCATTCAGAGGATTACTCCTCCGTGTGGTGGTTCGGCGAGACCTACACCTTCAATCCCGTTCAGGCCCGGGTCGTCGAAGTCCTTTGGGTCGAGTGGGAGAGGTGCCGTGGCGGTCTCGCGAAATCCACGCTCGTCGGCGTCGCGGAAGAGCAGAGCACTTTCGAGCGTGAGGCGACTCGCATCGATCAGGAGATCGCCTTCACCGAAAGCGACCTGCATGACGCCCGGCTCGAAGAACTGGACGTCGAAGGCGTGCTTGCCTTCGCCGAGTACGTCCTCACCGACGCCGCTCGGCTATGGATCGAAGCTCCGCTGGAACAGAAGCAGCGGCTCCAACAGGTCATCTTCCCTCACGGTGTGACCTATTCGCTGAAGCGCGGATTTGGAACGGCCGAAACGTCAGTGATTTTCAGGCTGTTGCAGGCCGTTCCGAGTGGAAAGGCAGGAGAAGTGTCCCCGACGGGATTTGAACCCGTGTTACCGGCGTGAAAGGCCGGTGTCCTGGGCCGGGCTAGACGACGGGGACCCAGAGGCGAGCCGCGATGCGTTCGACGACGGCCCGGAAAAAATGAGCCGTGCTGGACTCGAACCAGCGACCCGCTGCTTAAAAGGCAGCTGCTCTACCACCTGAGCTAACGGCTCGAAAAGACCCGCAACGATAGCAATCCGGACCCCATTTGCAACCCATTGGCGTGGGGATTGCCAGCGGCCGCGTGCGCACACCTTCACCGGCAGCCGAAGCGGACGAACGATATGGCTGCAACCCGCCCGAGAACGCGCCGCAGCCGGTTTTGCGTTACTCGTTGCGGCGATATCGAATCCCCCGACACCGATGGCCTGCTGGATCGCCAAGTCCGAACCCTCCACGTACTCGTGGGAACAACTCGTCCACGACAAGAAGACGCGCTGGGACGGTATCCGCAACGCGCAGGCACGCAACAACCTCGCCGCGATGAAGAAAGGCGATGACGTGCTGATCTACCACAGCGGCGATGACAAGGCCGTGGTCGGCATCGCGACGGTTGCGCGCGCTGCCTACCAGGATCCGACGATCGACGACGAGCGCTGGCTCTGCGTCGATCTCGCGGCGAAAAAGCCCCTGCCGTCGCCCGTCACGCTCGCCACGATCAAGTCGACTCCCGCGCTGAAGCAGATCGGGCTCGTGCGCCAGGGACGCCTTTCCGTCGTGCCGATCACCGACGCCGAGATGCGCACGATCGTTGCGCTCGCAAAGAAGTGATCGCCGGCTCTCGATGAGCGCCCCACCCTCGCGCCTCCGCATCGGCGCCCACGACGCCGAATGGACGCAACTGGAGCTCGACGTGCGCGTGGAGCAGGACGACGAGCTGCACTTGCTTCCCGCCGAGCCTCTCGATCTGTACGCACTGGCGGATCCCGAAAGCAGCATCGATGCCGCGGCCTTGCTGCGCGAACGCGAGCTGCCGGACCCACCGTACTGGGCGCTGGTATGGACCGGTGCGCGTGCGCTCGGCGCCGTCCTTTCCAACCTCGATCTCGCCCCCGGCGCCCGCGTGCTCGATCTCGGTTGCGGCCTCGGCGCCGCCGGTCTCGCGCTCGCCCGCCGCGGCACTCCGGTCGTATTCGGTGATTACCTCGAGGAACCGCTCGGGTTCGTTCGCGCGACGCTCGCGCGACTCGGCGACGCTCGCAGCGAAGTGCGGCGCATCGACTTTACGTCGGCCTCGGATGACGGCTCCCGCTACGATCTCATCGTCTGCGCGGACATCGTCTACGATCCGGCGCACTACGAGCCGCTGGCCTCGTGGCTCGATCTTCATCTCGATCCCGCCGGCGCGATCCTGCTGACCGAAAGCCTTCGGGCCGATGCGGCCGTGTTCTTGCGCGGGATGGCGGCCCGTCGCTTCGCGGCCGACCAGTGCGCACTCTGGGTACTCGAAGACGGACGCCGCGAGCGAACGTGGATGCACGCCCTGAAAAGAATCTCGGCGCTGGCGTAGGGGATTTCGCGCCTTACGAAACGAACGGGCGAAACAGTTCGACCAGGTCGGGGCCCTGGCGGATCGTATGCCCGCCGTCGACCCCGATGCATTGCCCGGTGATCCACGACGACTCGTCGCTGAGGAGAAAAGCGACCATCGCGGCAACGTCCGCGGGTTTGCCGATGCGCGCAAGGGGCATCAGTCGCTTGTACTCGGCCACCGCCTCTTCGTTCGACGTGAGCGTGACGGCAAGCTCGGTGTCCACCAGGCTCGGCATCACGGCATTGACGCGAATATTGTCCTGGCCAAGCTCGTCGGCTGCGCAGCGCGTGAGCATGTTGACGCCGGCCTTGGAGACGCAGTAGGCGGCCATCCACTTGTGCGTCAGCACCGCGGCAATCGAGCTGATGTTGACGATGCTGCCGCCGCCGGTCGCCTTCATCGCGCGCGCCTCGGCGCGTACGCAGCGGAACACACCGGTGAGGTTGGTTTCGACCGTCATCGCGAACACCGGCGTCTGCTGCGTTTCGATTGGGCCCGCCATTCCCATCCCGGCCGAATTGACGGCCACGTGCACTGCGCCGAAGTACGATACCGTCGCTTCGACTGCCGCGTCCACCGACTCGTCGCTCGTCACGTCGCAGTCCACGAACGCCGCCGCCTTGCCGAGCCCTGCCGCGGCCTCTTCGAGGCGGTCGCGGCGCCGCGCCGCGAGCATCACGCGGCCTCCACCCTCGACGATGGCGTGGGCGCACGCCAGGCCGATGCCGGTGGCACCGCCGGTCACGAAGCCGACTTTCCCGTCGAAGCGCGGCACGACGACGCTCAGGCCTGCACGGATTCCTGAGGAGCTTTCGAGTAGAACTGCGCGTACCAGCGCCGGTAGCGTACGTAGGGGCCGTCGTTCTCGGCGATCACGGGGATCGGCCGGTAGAGCTTCGCGTTCCAGATCGGCACGTCCAGCTCGTAGTCGCGGATGTAGTTCGTGAAGAACGCATCGACGATGGCCGGGGCAGTCTTGGTGTGTCCGTAGTAGCGGTGCTGGATCCACAGTTCTTCGGGAGCGATCGGCGTCAGCACGTTGACCGCGATGCCCGTCATCGGCCCGCGAACGCGCGTGCACGTGAACGACGGCCCCGAGTTGAACGAATCGACGTCCGTTGCGTTCGCCGCCGTCGCCGATTGTCCTTCGAGCCCCGGATCGACGTCGATGCGCAGCGTGTACCGGTGTCCTTCGGGTTGCCAGTCGATCGAGCGCGCCTTCCATCCGTGCAGCGTGAAGAAGTGCTGGATGTCGACGCCGTTCTCCATGATTTCCTGGGGATGCGAGGCGATGCGCCAATCCTTCTTGCCCCACAGGTAGTAGCCGGGATCGGCAAGCTCCTCGACGACGTCGGGAGTCCAGTCCGGCTCCTTCCCTTCGGCGTGGTTCCAGACGAAGACGAAGCCGTTGTTCTCCCACACCCGCGTCGCGCCGATGGCGGCCTTCGGTGGAAGTTTTTCCGTGTACGGGATCGACGTGCAGCGGCCGCTTCCGCCGTCGTAGCGCCAGTGGTGGAACGGGCAGCGGATCGTGTCGCCGTGCACCGTGCCTCCGACGCCGAGATGGGCGCCGAGGTGCGCGCAGTACGGATCGACTGCGAAGGCCTTGCCGCTGTCCCCGCGAAACACGACGAAGTCGCGACCGAGAGCCCGCACCGTCTTCACTTCGCCGGCCTTGAGCTCGTCGGAATGGCTGACGGCGAACCAGCCGTTCGGATACGGGGGCAGCGGGATTCTTTGCATCGGTTTCTCCACTGGTAGAACTTGTTCCAGTTCGGCCGATTATGGGCGCGGACCGGCTGGGAGTCTACCGGCGGGCACGGCGGCGGCGGCACGGCGTGACAGTACTTCCCGCCCCGGCGCAAGTGTGCGTCCTGGCGAAGCTTTTTTGTGCCGGCATCGCGGAAATCGCCCGCCTGCGCCGGCATTTCGACGGCCAAGTCGTGTAAGCCGCCGCCCGAAGGAGGACCATGGCAACCGTCCAGACCGTACTCGGCCCAATCGATTCCGCCGACCTCGGCGCGACGATGTCCCACGTTCACCTGACCCTCGACATCTCGTGCTGGTACATGCCGCCCCAGGACGAAGCGGTGCGCCGCCGCTTCGAAGGCGACTTCTCGCTCGAGCATCTCGGTGCAATCCGCCGCAACGGCCTCGCGTTCCAGAAGAACCTCCGCCAGGACGACGTGGATCTGACCATTCGCGAAGTCGCCGAGTTCAAGCGCTGCGGCGGCGGGACCATCATCGACATGGACCTCGACGGCATCGGCCGCAACGTCGATGCGATGAAGCGCATCTCGCGCGAGACAGGGCTTCACGTCGTCGCTTCGACCGGCTGGTATATCCAGGGCGCGCATCCTTCGTGGCTCGCCGACAAGAGCATCGAGGAAATGGCCGACATCATGACGCGCGAGGTGCTCGAAGGCATCGGCACGACGGGAGTGCGCGCAGGCAACATCGGCGAGATCGGCCTCAGCGGCTATCCCGCCGATCCGTTCCAGCCGCACGAAGAGAAAGTGCTGCGCGCTGCCGCCCGCGCGCAAAAGGCGACCGGCGCGTCACTGACGATCCATCCCAATGCCCACCTTACGATCTACGGCGAGACACCCGTCGACCATTTCCCCACCTACATCGACATCCTCGAAAAAGAAGGTGCCGACCTTGCGAAGGTCTATCCGTCGCATCTCGGCCTTTTTCCCGTCTCGACAGCGAAGAAGCTGCTCGAGCGCGGAGTCGGATTCATCTCGTACGACCACTTCGGCCACGAGGAATTCTGCGAAGCGCTCGGCCCGGGACGCGGCTTCACGCCTGATCGGATCGAAGTCGAGACCGTGATGGAACTGCTCGCGTGCGGCTATGCGAACCGCATCCTGCTCGGCGCCGAAGTGGGCTGGAAAACCTGCTACAAGGCCAACGGCGGCTGGGGCTACAGCCATGTGCTCGAGCACATCGTGCCGTGGCTGCGTGCCTGCGGAGCCACCGAGAAGCAAGTGCACACGATGATGGTGGACAACCCGCGCCGGCTGCACGGCATCGGGCGCTGAGGTTCCTCGCCCGCGCTGCACAGCGGGCGAAAAGCCGACTCGCTTCCGGCCTTGAATCTGTTGCCGCCCCCGCGCTCGTGGTGGCCGGAGATCAGTACAGCTTGGTTACGCTGCACCCGGTCGGCGACTGCTGCAGGCACTGGTCGCACAGCGTGCACTCATCGACGTTGTCTTCGACGACGCGCACCGTGTTCGGCTCGCTGCCGAGCGCATAGATCTTGACGGGGCAGACTTCGACGAGCTTGGCAGCAAGCCCGGGAGTCTTCGCGATGACCGTATTGTCGGCCTTTACATCGATGAACATCGCCATCTTCGTTCTCCGGCTGCTCAGGCTGCCTTCAGGCGCTCTTTGACGAGCTTCGGAATGTCGCCGACTTCGTCGGCCACCGAGATGCCGGCGGCACGCATCGCGCGGATCTTCTCGGCCGGCGAGTCTTCCTTGCGATTCACGACGGTGCCGGCGTGGCCGAAGCTCATGCCGGGCATGTTGTCCATGAAGCGGCCCGAGACGAACGCGATGACCGGCAGCCGGCTGTTGTTGTCCTTGACCCACTTGGCGAGCTCGGCTTCGGCCGAACCGCCCGGCTCCGAGTAGATGACGACCGCATGCGTGTCGGCATCGGCTTCGTAGAACGGCATCAGGTCGGCGTAAGTCGAGCCGATCACGGGGTCGCCGCCGATCGAGATCGCGGTGCTCTGGCCGAGGCCCGCCGTAGTGAGCGCGTTGCAGATCTCGGTCGTCATGCCGCCGGAGCGCGACATCACGCCGACATGGCCCGGGCGAAACGCCTTTCGGCAGTCGACGGCAGGTCCGCCGAGGCTTCCGACGCGCGTGACCTCGGGAATCATGATGCCGAGGCAGTTGGGACCGATCACGCGCGCGCCGTGCATGGTGGCGTACTCGATGACCTGCGTGGCGTCACGGCGCTGGATGCCTTCGGTGATGATGATGATCAGCTTGATGCCGGCATCGATGGCTTCGTAACAGGCGTCGGGCGCTGCACCGAGCGGCACGGTGACGACGGATGCATCGACGTGGCGCGTGGCCGTGAGCTCGCGCACCGTGTCGAAGACCGGCACGCCGTAGACCTCGCGGCCGCCGCGGCCCGGTGTCACGCCGCCGACGATCTTCGAGCCGTACTCCAGGCACTCGCGCGTGAAGTTGAGCGCCTCACGGCCGGTGATACCCTGGATGATGAACGTGGAATCCTTGTGGACGAGCACTCCCATCTTCGTTCCCCTGCCCTTCAGGCCTTGGCCTTCTCGACCGCACGGCGCGCGGCCTCGGACAGCGAAACCGTCCGGTCGCAGTACTCGACCCCGTACTTGTCGAGGATCTTGAAGGCATCGGCTTCCCACGCGCCGGGCACGCGGAAGATCGTGATCGTCTCCTTCGGATCCATGCCGAGCTCGAGGATGCCCTTGATGACGCCGCGCGCGACGAGGTCGGCGCGGGTGTTGGAGACGACGTTGGAGATCACGCAGATCTTGCGAACACCGGGCTTCTGCAGCACCAGCTTCGTCAGCCCCTTGGCCTTGCTGACGCTCGGGTTGCCGCCGATGGCCGCGTAGTTGGCGGGCTTGCCGCCGTGGCGCAGGATGGCGTCGAAGGTGGTGATCGAGCCGCCGCCGGCGCCGATCACCAGGCCCATGTCGCCGTCGAATTCGGCGATCGGCGAAATGATGCCGCGCGGGTCTTCGTCGTCGAT
Coding sequences within:
- a CDS encoding PQQ-binding-like beta-propeller repeat protein, whose translation is MMEAVAGSRARLGTSTLIAATVLGLVAASAAKAGEADRPVLVCDRFVNPIDGQTVGRVPGGSPYERSDPLPGKTGWFSHNNLAVDAATMTATTDGVMAVSGRTVRDSTISLLGEGGAVRWTHPFFDSLRPPVWAEEVGIVVVPQIGGLVGISDASGEEVWRAKGPNDRLLAAHGLVVATDRESIVARRLTDGSDAWRDKFPSPEKTDPEPTIAAGDLFLVGNRGGGSDGWTRAYSTDGSLQFVLDGETVHGARQIAPGGDVIVVTESESKPGPFPGRVGNYYVTTSSRTARLNRNGQEIWHVAPPIPADEHTPAGIYQLPDGSILVETHVSSSDTGVDVAKIDPVTGAVAWRVTASRLGVGHSFYWQYVYIELRGSEFVLVSQALGGHFVERRTIADGALVHRWQFPPEYPDPGVSRRTP
- a CDS encoding SDR family oxidoreductase, with the protein product MPRFDGKVGFVTGGATGIGLACAHAIVEGGGRVMLAARRRDRLEEAAAGLGKAAAFVDCDVTSDESVDAAVEATVSYFGAVHVAVNSAGMGMAGPIETQQTPVFAMTVETNLTGVFRCVRAEARAMKATGGGSIVNISSIAAVLTHKWMAAYCVSKAGVNMLTRCAADELGQDNIRVNAVMPSLVDTELAVTLTSNEEAVAEYKRLMPLARIGKPADVAAMVAFLLSDESSWITGQCIGVDGGHTIRQGPDLVELFRPFVS
- a CDS encoding methyltransferase domain-containing protein, yielding MSAPPSRLRIGAHDAEWTQLELDVRVEQDDELHLLPAEPLDLYALADPESSIDAAALLRERELPDPPYWALVWTGARALGAVLSNLDLAPGARVLDLGCGLGAAGLALARRGTPVVFGDYLEEPLGFVRATLARLGDARSEVRRIDFTSASDDGSRYDLIVCADIVYDPAHYEPLASWLDLHLDPAGAILLTESLRADAAVFLRGMAARRFAADQCALWVLEDGRRERTWMHALKRISALA
- a CDS encoding EVE domain-containing protein — protein: MACWIAKSEPSTYSWEQLVHDKKTRWDGIRNAQARNNLAAMKKGDDVLIYHSGDDKAVVGIATVARAAYQDPTIDDERWLCVDLAAKKPLPSPVTLATIKSTPALKQIGLVRQGRLSVVPITDAEMRTIVALAKK
- a CDS encoding CoA-binding protein — encoded protein: MGVLVHKDSTFIIQGITGREALNFTRECLEYGSKIVGGVTPGRGGREVYGVPVFDTVRELTATRHVDASVVTVPLGAAPDACYEAIDAGIKLIIIITEGIQRRDATQVIEYATMHGARVIGPNCLGIMIPEVTRVGSLGGPAVDCRKAFRPGHVGVMSRSGGMTTEICNALTTAGLGQSTAISIGGDPVIGSTYADLMPFYEADADTHAVVIYSEPGGSAEAELAKWVKDNNSRLPVIAFVSGRFMDNMPGMSFGHAGTVVNRKEDSPAEKIRAMRAAGISVADEVGDIPKLVKERLKAA
- a CDS encoding Rieske 2Fe-2S domain-containing protein yields the protein MQRIPLPPYPNGWFAVSHSDELKAGEVKTVRALGRDFVVFRGDSGKAFAVDPYCAHLGAHLGVGGTVHGDTIRCPFHHWRYDGGSGRCTSIPYTEKLPPKAAIGATRVWENNGFVFVWNHAEGKEPDWTPDVVEELADPGYYLWGKKDWRIASHPQEIMENGVDIQHFFTLHGWKARSIDWQPEGHRYTLRIDVDPGLEGQSATAANATDVDSFNSGPSFTCTRVRGPMTGIAVNVLTPIAPEELWIQHRYYGHTKTAPAIVDAFFTNYIRDYELDVPIWNAKLYRPIPVIAENDGPYVRYRRWYAQFYSKAPQESVQA